The nucleotide window ACgctcgtcacggtagcatgcgcagcgatcccgtggcgcccgccgaaagacggagagggtaccgctggttttttagtgggtaaacccggcgtacctgggcgcactcggcgtccagggctccggggagtcccacacacccccctaCCTTCCATCatgtgggggaagcgcgtaaggcgtttttccagcgagaaaaaaaaaaaaaatattgcaccacgctgctcaaattcGGTTTGGGTTACTTGTggttgattttgattttcgCAGGTATGCTCATAATGATTCCCTTTACCGCCAAGTACAAGAAGTAAATATCAGATTTTATGTACACTAGACCATCTTAGTCTTAATAGATTTAGACAACATAGTGTAAATATTGACTtactttagtaaaattaaaaagaagaagtatttgaaaacattatgaGGTAACTCTGAAAGgtatacattataatacattttattagatTATCTTAAACAAATTCTAGATAAAACCTCAGCTTTACAGCTTAGACGTTGTGATTGTCAAGCAAAATCCTTTTGTATGTTTGTGCAAGTTTTTGTGAGACGTGTCCTCACTGGGTACATCTTCCTGCGGTTTGGCAGTAGCGTCACGTACGACGGGACTTCTAATGTACATGGTCTCCTTTGgtattttctgttttttattcGTACTTCGTTCTGTTTTCTCATTTTCTCTGAATTTGACgagaatttatttaagtttgtatattacatattagtgGTGTTTATATTcgcaactattattttattatattcgcaTTCCACATGCGGGACTTCAAaaccaatattaaattatacgtgATTCGAGTAGACTCTGATAAGCATTTTTAAGCataacttgcatgtgtctaatttcaattaaattctgccacatgtgtacccaccaacccgctttggagcatctggaataagcttcaaaaccTTGTCAAGtcaataatcaaatttaaaatgtgtaaaaCTGCGACATGcacctacttatataataatgttctatACTAGAATCTTCATATTCTTCAGCTTCTctttttgtttctattttaaaattagaaacaaaatatcttcacatttattaatgtttatgttactACTTGTGTGtgttgacaaataaataaagtttaacttATACTGAGGGTAATTAAGGTTTAATATCTGGAATATGTGTAGCATGAGCGATTGAACTTTTTTAGCTTATATTGATGAGAAAAGTTGCAGGACGGCGATAGCTCAGCGGCAAAAAAAGGCTTCGCTTTTTAGTCTCTGAGGTATTGCAAGTGCACTAGAGCTGTATCGCCCCTTGAAAGCTGGGAAAAATCTTTTGGCTGATAGAAGACTTTTATATTGCTCGTTATTTAAAGCAGTTTTTAACTGAGAACATTTGTTAATAAAGGTGATGAAGTCCTCTCGACTAATTTCGGCAATATCCATCAAGAGAGATCTGCGCAGGACATATGAAAGTGCACAATTGCGTGCACAAATAAAGGTACATCCTCTATTCTCTTATTCTAAAATCCAGTAAATTCGATACGTCCGGAAAGAGTTCACGTGCAGGACCATCGACTGTACGCGATTCCCGAGGCACGTgcgtataaaaacaaaaagtgtttttttaaagtccaaattatttctaattttttttactagagGCTTGAACCACTGACTACGACATCTTTGGCCATGTAGATAAAATGTTGACACATAGTTACTTTCCTCGTAACCTTGGGCTTTGGAGCATCGTGCTGGAGTAGTTACTTAACTAATTTTTCTCTTCAAGAAGAATTCTTGATGAGGAGAAAAGGCCCGTTATTCTACTTTAATAATTGTGAAGAAATAAGTAAGTTATATTGATAAAACACACTGTTATTGCagattttgtgtttaatataatcttataagtTCATATATGCCAGTAAATAGAATATATGGAATATTACCAATTTTCAAAGTACCACTGAGTTTAGTAGTCGTTTTTTGTTTCAGGGAATCTGCTTCTGTCGAATATTAAAGGTAAATTTGTGAGTGCATCAGAATATCATTCCGGTCAATTTCAAACCCAAAACCTGTGGGTAGATACTTGTCCAACTGTCACGCAACGCGTCGGGTCGAGGTTAATACATATGTTTCTTTCGATAAATTGAGTTGGATTATAAATATcaacttgtaaaatataatacgcaACGGTGAACTGTAATAACATGTGCCGTTGTAAGGCGTGTTCGGAGCACGTGCGCGATTTTAAGAACTGTTCGCGTGACTCTTTACCTTACGACATCAACAATCCTTATAGAGcctatttgtaaattaaacaataatttgacgAGATATCATTGCTTGAACaatatatgatattcataaTGGACTTGGGATAAAATGGCGTTTCGATACTCGAAAGAATGAACTTTGGATGTAAAATTAGTGAAGTGAAGTTTATATAAGCAGTTAATTAGaatagtgttgttttataaacaaatgtatgtatattaataaagatttttttgtattgcacAATATATCGCTCAGCTATAAACTAATTGTATAGACATATATTGTATGACATTTGCTCGatgtttgtttttactttactaTTAAATAGATGTATTTGAACGACTTTAtctataaatgattaataattttataactttgtcACATTCTATCAAATTGATCAAACGTGATATGTTAATTTCCTTCTAACCATAAACCTCGATTCGTCAAATCGTCACGTGTAATCTGAATTACATAACGTAATATATATGTGCATATACATTGACAGACGGAGCGGATATTGAGATGTGGCTCCGGATATTAACATTCGTACATAGCTTACATGTAATAAATGTGTCATTTACTTGTAATGCGgttatattaagatattattatcgatatcatttgaatattatttgtatatatatatatcttggtATATAGGATAGAGATTAAAAGAATTTGACACCGCTTTGATGACAATGAACCAAACAAAAtaaacctacatatatatatgtatgtacttttgttttattggaGAAGTTATTTTATTCCTACTATCCAAAGCTGTAACTCACTAGATTCGCTGCAATACATTAAATTCTATAACAATTCGCTatctcaatatattataaacgtagGATATCATCTTTagagttttagtaatattaaatattcctaatatatatatgtaaaaacttctgttatttaatttagtgaGCGTTTATATAATACCTTTTATTAGAATATGTAAAAGATTTTTACATAATCAATAAGATTAGTGCAGTCGTGGTGTAATTTGTCGAGTCTTATAAAATGACGTTTTTTTGCATTATTTCTAAGAAGTTTTAAAAGAGTTGTTTTATCTATGGTAAAGCTTTTTATGATTAATTCACTCAGTCTTTACCAAGCCGCCCTGGGTGAATCGCCACTCCAATCCAATCGGTGAATCCACTCACCGCTTCTACCATTGGGTGATTcctacaataataattgaaaatatattccagcgtaaaaaaaataattaaagttgtttTCAATGGTcacataagttttatttaaatataatatatatatatatatatatatatatatatatatatatataataattaataaactatatttcgGTACATAGTAGAGCGTGTTTTAGTATCGATAACCGGTATAAGAAAATAAAGTGACAATCTTccccgttttttttaaataaaaacttttcaagAAAAGGAAAAATTTTTTTCAAcctaatatgtaattattaaaaatatttttattacacgtCAAGAATATTACTCAGATAAATACGCCTGCCTATAATGTGTCCGCTTCGAGCGTGATTCGGATTATAGATAGCTGATAATAAACTGAATTTTGAGAATATGTGAAGTTGAAGAATGACTGATAACGATGTTTGACGTGTCTTCCTCGGAGACCTCATTTTGTTGATTTATGGCGCCACGAACCACTGGATGTAAATCCTATTAGTCAGTTAGTAGCTCAGTAGCTGAATTAATATACTTGGATTTGAAAATGATGTATTCGATTTAACAATTTGCAcacacaaatatttgtatacgttAACTAGCTTCTATTAAatgatttgtatatataacaatgataatataCCACATTATAGTATatctgacaaaaaaatatatacttacatatatatttaatatacacattttttattataaaatataaaaaccaaatCGAAAACGATTATTTCAAAGATCtaaaaaagaaacaatggacatttaatgaaaaaaaaaatatttaaaaatagaataaatatctaTCCTTAACGTAACTTTAATTACTGCAGAAAGATATGTCATGATAATGTGAGAAGAAAACGCGCCTAGAATATACttcaaagtaatataatatgatcagtatttattaataataattttataaataaagaataataacaaTGAAGCTATATCTTGGTGTTTATAGTCCTATTTCCAGCGAATACGACGCAGTAACGTTACCGTGTCCGCGTTATTAAACTTAATAGCAAAGAGAAGACATAAGGTACAATATTCAAATGGCAAGTTTACGTTCTCTCGGTAACGAAGCGAATGAAACTGTCCACCCTTTGAATAAACCGTGAAAAAGGCTCAGGGCCTATTAACGGAGTGACAATCTTGTACGGTTTCCTCGTctgaatgataatatttttcttttatttccaaCAGTCTACGCTTCCTCACTAATTAGATTACGCCACTCAATTGTGCAgacggttattattttttaacccgCCTTATGAAAATGTATGAACAGTTAAGTCGTGGAAGTGACTAGACCTATTCAATTTGAATGGAAtacgttttcatttatttgaaaagatatGTCCTTTTGTATTCTTATTTACTTTCCTgttaacatataaacatttactaAATACGTGGTTTATACTTAATACTGTCATTTAtggtattatttgtatttactattataattatacccgTTTTCATGTCTTtttgcaagcccgcctgggtaggtactaccagatattctaccgtgaaatagtaataatcattattgttgtgttccagcttgaatagtgagtgagccagtgtaattacaagcataacatcttagtttctaaggttggtggcgcattgacgacatacagaatggttaatgtttcttacccATTCTTAGCCATTCTTagccattttctatgggcggtggtgacctcaTACCATCGGGCTCATTCGCTCGTTCGCCTAcatacatttatcataaaaaaagctgTTCTGCGGTACTGCTCCGCCCCTGTTGCTCGTAGCGTGATCTACTGCATAAAGATATTTTCAAATCGTTTTCGTAGATCCTTGGTTTAGTGCGATCAACGGAAAAACCATAAAACAACCTCTTcagctttatttatattcgtttagaccagtgattcccaaagtggtccatgtggacccccaggggtccacgggagacttgctgggggtctacgtaggcgtgaataaaaaatgggggtccataagatggtaatgggggtccacgaaaatttatctgcttttgatagtaaacagcaaaaatgtaagcatattttttcctacctacattgttttaagtacctaactaagcagataatattttaataaggcaagcgactgttacttgcctattcgatattacgtacaatttcgtgtacagacttgcaaagcgctatccgcccgacaatgcttaatgcttgttcagacatgaacttgatcatcactataaatacttgatgccaaaggtacctacctttttttttttcttgatcaGTTtcagagaatcactaacaaattcatagattttaattgctgaaatactcgtagggttactaagaatagaattaaaagcaccaatattaaacaaatttaaatttaattgatattttagtaGTAGTGAGGGTTTTCCTGCTTGGCCTATGGGCCGAGCTGGGTACGGGCCTCAGGGTGCCTCCTAACCCGGGCATGTCCTCAGCGGTAGCACGCAGCTACCGCGTCATGATATTCTGACCCGATGGGTCAGGGTCCAATGGATCCGATGTTGGTAGGTGTCTAGTCCGCGTGGGGGTCAAATCCGAGTGGTTGTCATATCCGGTGGTTGCGTCGTCCTATTGTTGCCCCAAACCGTCTTCGTCGAAGCCTGCGTCGGGGCAGGTGGTCGGCGATAGCAGGAGCTCACGAGGTTGAGGACGCCCGTCAGGTGGTCTTGCGTGTAATGGGGCAATACCGTGGAGGTGTCTGCACGCACTGTTGTCCGCTCTTGCGAACATGCGTGCGACATGGTGGACGAACTCCTCCACGGTGGGCGTCCTGGTGTCTTTGTGAATGACGTCATTCCCGACGTACCTCGGAGCTCCAACTATGAGACGCAGGCATCGGTTCTGCTGGATCTGTATCCTCTGTCTCTGGCTCGCCAAGCATAGGGCGAACCAGGCGGGGGCCGCATACGTCAAACGCGAGCGGACGTAGGCACCGTAGATCCTCCGTTTTATTCTTCAGTGGGAGGCGGGATGTGAAGAGGTTGTGCAACTTCGACCGGGCCGCCGCAGCATGGTTCACAGCCCGATTAACGGTGGGAACCATTTGCAGCGACCGGTCGATGTGACACCCCAAGTAGCAAACTGAGGTCTGCCACTCTACGTCCTGGCCTCGGAGGGTGAGTTGACGCATGGGACTTCTGGCTCCGACAAGCAGAGCGGCCGTCTTCCCGACGTTGATAGCCATCCTCCATTTATCGAGCCACTCCGGAAGCTTATCCaatatttcatatcatattttagtgtttctctcaaactgtggttacggacacaatcatgccaataggtggtccaggagaaaaataagtttgggaactactggtttAGACAATAGTGTTATAATGTTATTCACTTTCTATTTACAAATGAAAGTAATAATTACCATAAagttatgattattaatatacatttttgtataagcTTTCTAAAGATAATAtctaacataacatttattaaaataaaaataactagctTGATATACCTCTAAAACTATTGATATAAATAGCAAAGtctaaatgaaaaattttacgaacaataaatgtttaaatttgtattttatatgttttgataaaaaaataatatgaattcaaGTCGCTAGTGACTTTTTCCAAAccttattcaaatcaaatgaggttactatctataaaaatagaaatgaatAACATGTTGTTATTTGCATTATTATTGCAGTTTATGTCTATATGTTTGTTATATGCAAAAACTCCttattacaatgttattaaacttcatattattttaatttatagtttaggcATTATAGTATGTTAatatgttgcatattttttgAGACATAGCTGCCAACGCTGTCGGAGAGTTAATTGTCGGTCCAGGCGTTTTCGTAGCGAACGCTGCCAAAACTATAACAGATACACAAAAACTTTATATGAGGGATTTGTGTATCTCTAAGCCGACTATAAAAGAAATCGTACTTAACTCACATTAACTATTTCTATGCTTAAAAAAGGGAAAAAATAacgttgtttaatttaattgtcaatccttataaaaataaatatgtaaattttaaacattatttacaaattactgCTTTGTAAAATTCGTGCAAAAATACGCAGGGCGTGTTGTAACGACGCGTTAGTATGGTACCTACAGGCGAATAGAGCGTATCAATGTTTATATCTCATTGGTTATAAAATAGCACGGGATCAAATCCTTATTTTATCCTTGCGCGTCGGAAGTCGGTACGTGTGAAGTGCTTTTAGCACACACACGTTCCCTAATAGGAGAGAATGGgacactattttatataatatagtatgtatataagatCTTTTCTGTAGCCTCTAACCCAATTACAAAAGGCTGGTATATTTATCACTAATTACAAACACCATAAATCACCAGTAGCCGTAATGACGAGAAAGGGTTCCAATAAGTCCACCGGACAATCCTCGGGTgggtaaaatattttctttttattgctGTCCTTACGCGGCCAATTACAACTCCAATTATGATAATTTGAAGGTGGCTTGTGTAACTCGATTAACAATCTGTTATACGGGCAAGATTATGATTTagaaagaaacattttatatatttttttttatagattaatgtttaagcttactttaatatttttatttttacttatgacAATGTGGTAGGTATTAATTGGACGTTATTTGAGTGATCACCTCTACCTTTAGACATCACACACTGTCATGTagtgtttggtagtagaatatttgTCGAATGGTTGGCAACTCATTGGGCacccacaaagccctaccataaGTGATCCTTGATTATATTACAAGTAATAAGACCCGTAGGTACGAAACCCGCGCCTTAACCACTGTGGAATtcagtttgttacaaaaatccAATGCCTCGTGCAATTTTAACGTTTaggtcattttaatataataatgggtCGGAATCACGcagtcattaattattttaccacCTGAAATCATTCATTTTGTGTAGTTATTttccggtatgaagggtgagtcagccgGCTTAAACACAACAGAAGTATAATCGGCGGTGTGAACCGTGCACGTTCGAGTGGGCCAGACCAAAATTTAAAGTCCCTGTCGGTGGACCTCCATTAAAATTTTGACGTAATTTTTTAGAATAGTATAGAGTAGATAACAAATAAATCTTATCAGGAAGCAGCAGTCTGGAGTGGTAAAAAATTGTTTCCGATTTTTCGAAGTTATATATGTCTTGTTTTCAATCAACACTGGGCCGGCCAGAACTGctgatatgtttatttattataatcggttaaaaaaaaaaacaattataatgggtcaaatattttaaaaaacgaagACAACTTCTTATTAACATCCCTGcccctatttaaataaatttagggGTCAATTGTCAAAAACGTTAATATCACGTTATGTTTAAATATCTGCTCAAATACTTACCTAAATAAATGAAGTAACACATAACTACATATcttcaaacatta belongs to Vanessa tameamea isolate UH-Manoa-2023 chromosome 13, ilVanTame1 primary haplotype, whole genome shotgun sequence and includes:
- the LOC135193589 gene encoding uncharacterized protein LOC135193589; translated protein: MAINVGKTAALLVGARSPMRQLTLRGQDVEWQTSVCYLGCHIDRSLQMVPTVNRAVNHAAAARIKRRIYGAYVRSRLTYAAPAWFALCLASQRQRIQIQQNRCLRLIVGAPRYVGNDVIHKDTRTPTVEEFVHHVARMFARADNSACRHLHGIAPLHARPPDGRPQPRELLLSPTTCPDAGFDEDGLGQQ